One genomic segment of Plasmodium cynomolgi strain B DNA, chromosome 14, whole genome shotgun sequence includes these proteins:
- a CDS encoding hypothetical protein (putative), giving the protein MTDKTLFISFLSVCFLKYLLCSSIHIYEFNKRELLKIYEESTGDDLALGKNTLDAEDVFHNLKLLSICNSNRNNFVKHISNLVCKNIFFSSYVRITKVDVLYGDMVHSKGSKHVKEINFVCKYYIYDNSYEIVKCNDGFDIERRRSDEEKRVSNHGDFMQSNHLITSEKTLSVDSGEEADKSTEKNTKGVITSSVGTHNGDYLCKLKLNVHSYLTEAEKVMLKILIGLCIKLGYKRQILFTENVHSLVKHYEHNQLKDTLFSLQFDVHYSKFYSTNDVYSIEGENSFINDERKMDRERGIPKMHFKFFANKSYLLWRGIEQKREVFNYKFRELISLLNRINYKERIKACYMNELYVQYEEDELYMRKSLSSKLTKQSAEKTKHQNRLRLQEKNTSGNYILVEALEHFCGEDAASFEDCVSNVMSSSTLDEKGKSIMHHFLYSNFLCVEKCPPNEEEINVFGHDMVRKKLQQYISQSSSLPFRRNTFSEKIKNKIKKKKIPSDVLLPRDENIQKEFFENVIFSTDLDSIKSLLKDELDKLNVKDNVEHRICNIGKYVRYHEKLYIRDYQRRKSRMLYEFGILRGSFWSNLKGARRWNWGKGEKQAETGGDFNFAIKNSHGGVANTGAPTGTSQSGDKHHGVGDRRTNGMDGSKDVDIIPPRFIVEPGGKKIHILQSEYEYDVLRDVYRTDQANRRSGEKESHLSRDRAVRRNEFFSLFHHREGHYKFVIKNVPTKLRELLQKSGNHRGGGIHPRGGNEWETDPYPFSYRNLRFACSTDGTWPYGRREVAFFKNGSVHCEAEFQNELSVSRTPRNGKQSLGHSPRGVLIKSSDLRSKIVERNSIDKRNVPLKSEKKKKALFLHPESVLYEKEEIYFAENPGVKSEVIGFVLYHDVCTVWYLGQDTHPVNSPFLGSDLLEMIFGYCILHGFRKMRVKNESLNYETGIRTSFIEILLNGKTALEHLGLRLTNVAKFSKELYYVITGYTWKSDLVLSPMVRFENNLYINHDIEERFFHYVNKTCRNMLHKLSFTCEENYYPYKNCYDIYPSVRRSQNNLCHFELNPIYKELKELFPDSCNIGQRIRKCYEEIQKNIVCTHNGEEGEEGEEEGCKYYNFIVNTFIKPRRKTSFFIYHNMYVQEYLSKKSYPYYLLLSEVIKNEENNILEKGNYDLVADAQTHLFLNHVLQNSTFFIFWNFSTEFWKRLRYIQASPTGGTSTPQKGQAVFCPMAYAYEFVEHLDTFYVRE; this is encoded by the exons ATGACGGACAAAACCCTTTTCATCTCATTCCTGTCAGTTTGCTTCCTCAAATATCTGCTTTGTAGCTCAATACATATTTACGAATTTAACAAAAGGGAGTTGctaaaaatttatgaagaGTCCACTGGGGATGATTTGGctttaggaaaaaatacgcTGGACGCGGAAGACGTATTTCACAATTTGAAGCTACTTTCCATATGCAATAGCAAcagaaataattttgttaagcaTATTTCCAACTtggtttgtaaaaatattttcttttcatcttATGTAAGAATAACAAAGGTGGATGTCCTCTATGGGGACATGGTTCACTCGAAGGGATCCAAACATGTGAAGGAAATAAACTTCGTCTgtaaatattacatatatgaCAATTCATacgaaattgtaaaatgtAATGATG GGTTCGACATagaaaggaggagaagtgatgaagaaaaaagagtaaGCAATCATGGCGACTTTATGCAATCAAACCATTTGATAACTTCCGAAAAAACGCTCTCTGTGGATAGTGGGGAAGAAGCTGATAAATCTACAGAGAAGAACACCAAGGGGGTGATAACTTCAAGTGTGGGGACCCACAATGGGGACTATTTatgcaaattaaaattgaatGTTCATTCTTACTTAACCGAGGCAGAAAAGGTTAtgctaaaaattttaatcggCTTGTGCATCAAATTGGGATACAAAAGGCAGATCTTGTTCACAGAAAATGTGCACTCCTTGGTTAAACATTACGAACATAACCAACTTAAGGATACCCTTTTCAGTCTCCAGTTCGATGTGCATTATAGCAAATTTTACTCCACTAATGATGTGTACAGTATAGAAGGTGAAAATTCGTTTATTAATGATGAGAGAAAGATGGACAGAGAAAGGGGCATCCCCAAAATGcacttcaaattttttgctaacaAATCGTATTTGCTGTGGAGAGGgatagaacaaaaaagggaagtttttaattataaatttcgCGAGTTGATAAGTCTGCTAAATCGGATCAACTACAAAGAAAGGATTAAAGCATGCTACATGAACGAGTTGTATGTTCAATACGAGGAGGATGAACTGTATATGAGGAAGAGTCTGTCTAGCAAGCTAACCAAGCAATCAGctgaaaaaacgaaacatcAAAACCGTTTGAGATTGCAGGAGAAAAACACATCgggaaattatattttagtGGAAGCACTCGAACACTTCTGCGGAGAGGACGCCGCATCTTTTGAAGACTGCGTCAGCAATGTGATGTCATCCTCCACGCTGGacgagaagggaaaaagcaTTATGCACCACTTCTTATATAGCAACTTTTTATGCGTCGAAAAATGccccccaaatgaagaagaaataaacgTATTTGGACATGACAtggtcagaaaaaaattacagcAGTATATCAGTCAGAGCAGCTCCTTACCATTTAGGAGGAATACTTTTTccgaaaagataaaaaacaaaattaagaaaaaaaaaatacctagTGACGTTCTGCTCCCTCGGGATGAAAACATACAAAAGGAGTTCTTCGAAAATGTTATCTTCTCCACCGATCTTGACTCTATAAAATCGTTATTAAAGGATGAATTAGACAAACTAAATGTGAAGGATAATGTGGAACATAGAATTTGCAATATTGGGAAGTACGTGAGGTACCATGAAAAGCTGTACATAAGGGACTACCAAAGGAGGAAGAGTAGAATGCTGTACGAGTTTGGCATATTAAGGGGTTCCTTTTGGAGTAACCTGAAAGGTGCTCGAAGGTGGAATTGGGGGAAAGGGGAGAAACAGGCGGAAACCGGTGGAGACTTTAATTTTGCGATAAAAAATTCTCATGGAGGTGTTGCCAACACGGGGGCACCAACAGGTACTTCCCAAAGTGGTGATAAGCATCACGGGGTTGGAGATCGAAGGACGAACGGGATGGATGGAAGCAAAGACGTAGACATTATTCCCCCCCGGTTCATTGTCGAAccaggaggaaaaaaaatccacatACTGCAAAGCGAGTACGAGTATGACGTTTTGCGGGACGTGTATCGAACTGATCAGGCGAACCGGAGAAGTGGTGAGAAGGAGAGTCACCTCTCTAGGGACAGAGCAGTCAGAAGAAACGAATTTTTTAGCCTTTTTCACCATAGGGAGGGTCATTATAAGTTTGTTATCAAAAATGTTCCCACCAAATTGAGAGAACTTTTGCAGAAAAGTGGAAACCATCGGGGCGGTGGAATCCACCCGCGCGGTGGCAATGAATGGGAGACAGACCCATATCCCTTCTCATACAGGAACTTGCGATTCGCATGCAGCACAGACGGGACATGGCCATATGGCAGAAGAGAGGTggccttttttaaaaacgggAGCGTCCACTGCGAAGCGGAATTTCAAAACGAGTTATCAGTGAGCAGAACCCCCCGAAATGGGAAGCAATCACTTGGGCATTCACCAAGGGGGGTACTAATAAAAAGTAGCGACCTGAGGAGCAAAATTGTGGAGAGGAATTCTATTGACAAAAGGAACGTACCCCTgaagagtgaaaaaaaaaagaaggctcTCTTTTTACATCCAGAAAGTGTGCTatacgaaaaggaagaaatatattttgctgaaAATCCAGGCGTCAAAAGTGAAGTTATCGGGTTTGTTCTTTACCATGATGTGTGCACAGTCTGGTACTTGGGGCAAGACACACATCCCGTTAACTCCCCTTTCTTGGGGAGCGACCTGCTGGAGATGATATTTGGCTATTGTATTTTACACGGGTTTAGAAAAATgagagtaaaaaatgaatcctTAAATTACGAAACTGGGATAAGGACATCATTTATTGAGATCCTACTTAATGGGAAAACAGCACTTGAACATTTAGGGTTAAGACTTACAAATGTAGCGAAATTTTCTAAAGAACTATATTATGTCATCACTGGGTATACATGGAAAAGTGATTTGGTACTATCACCTATGGTAAggtttgaaaataatttgtacATAAATCATGACATAGAGGAGCGATTTTTCCATTACGTGAACAAAACGTGTAGGAATATGCTCCACAAGTTATCCTTCACttgtgaagaaaattattatccttataaaaattgttatgaCATCTACCCATCTGTGCGAAGGAGTCAAAATAATCTTTGTCATTTCGAACTGAATCCCATATACAAAGAATTAAAGGAGCTCTTTCCAGACTCTTGTAATATTGGCCAACGCATTAGAAAATGCTATGAggagatacaaaaaaatattgtctGCACACATAacggtgaagaaggagaagaaggagaagaagaaggatgCAAGTACTACAACTTTATTGTAAATACATTCATAAAGCCGAGGAGGAAAacgtccttttttatttatcacaATATGTATGTGCAGGAATATCTATCAAAAAAATCCTACCCCTATTACTTACTGCTCAGTGaggtcataaaaaatgaagaaaataacatACTCGAAAAAGGCAACTATGATTTAGTAGCCGATGCACAGACGCACCTCTTCTTAAATCACGTTTTGCAAAACTCtaccttttttatcttttggAATTTCTCCACTGAATTTTGGAAAAGGCTTCGGTACATCCAAGCGAGTCCAACCGGGGGTACTTCCACACCGCAGAAAGGGCAAGCCGTGTTTTGCCCCATGGCCTATGCGTACGAATTTGTGGAGCACCTCGACACGTTTTATGTCAGGGAGTAG
- a CDS encoding hypothetical protein (putative) has product MMFAKLLARLAVFSLTCWLQRIHALQNECDFNFNVSLLSNIYDKYNGKQIDENEGSTDYCTNLESLNSLKSFWQLKLKSICTEETSILDKQVFNNICSKTYKVPHVTVSGLEVGNDVVNIEFFCAHFLYSNNKEIIKCVRHNILNNYLDSYHIAFDLSVSQELLKQSNHVDDVLNLKNIEGLALTKRIIDDSVCRIHSSVHTIMNKHDFELFKALAGLCTKLGFHNHFIITDNIHPLTTPIFNEIPYSLNSLNFNIQNSTMYYTNYEYFVYNVKLADIDHVLGSYMSPSALAISKNNSYVTWLGLNKDNTLYKKKFTELYNLLDNNKYIERIVQCYSKYTSKYYGSSVKYFLRYIPENKRDVMQNNPKIFVYIINGICKNIPSIHKCVEKIIFLDGIYDLYFKNFMINFIYYNAACIFNCNPVDLGKIINDEQVWDILDIPTKIENYYKYYYEIKKKLKTFDKYDEEHYKMLIKKSKEDPDVFSKIDIEFSCTRMGKWPIRGTTGRWLSDVLCETKLVPQLVYNYEYAEKQQKKNKKKNEIDTNLYTLKENTRLIGMEFEDQEPFRCAISYLGDENKKTHLPVSATLLVHAAIGFCTLHGFKIVWLADSAFDIHTNVYLRYTSILEQGQTYYEQSNFEIYGQTRLIAQLEYIASGMNVENNLITSGTFKNRYNMISYPGADLQFMLLMSKKVKETIYNLKFDCHSWEYKGCSEYYPLMKKNKKIATDEQYNTIKLNGKYSKKELEEMYECAFMHDKTFQELNKMFPKECTFGSRIGECHKKVRKHIPCYNEQSCKYLLYIYENFYKPQNHVNLLNEHFIKVSENLTKMSRPYYLQSILALEHDIQIKKSKKMNTQYEDIVLFILKNSIFYVSWVTSSEYWKRAVYVQDTNTSLATINQVEDYKNREKICPVAYGHEFIGHMLVQYMKFPNDL; this is encoded by the exons ATGATGTTCGCCAAGTTGCTAGCGCGGCTAGCGGTCTTTAGCCTTACTTGCTGGCTTCAGAGGATACACGCCCTGCAGAACGAGTGCGACTTTAATTTCAACGTCAGTTTGTTAtcaaatatatatgacaAGTACAATGGGAAACAGATAGACGAGAATGAGGGGAGCACAGACTACTGCACCAATTTGGAGAGTTTAAACTCTCTCAAATCCTTCTGGCAATTAAAATTGAAATCTATATGCACAGAAGAAACGTCCATTTTGGATAAACAAGTATTTAACAACATCTGCAGCAAAACGTACAAAGTGCCCCATGTAACGGTGAGCGGATTAGAAGTAGGCAATGATGTTGTTAATATCGAATTTTTCTGCGCTCATTTCTTGTATAGTAACAATAAAGAGATTATAAAATGTGTACGACATAATATTTTGAACAATTACCTAGATTCTTACCACATAGCTTTTGATTTATCCGTTTCGCAAGAATTGCTAAAGCAGTCGAACCATGTAGATGAtgttttaaatttgaaaaacataGAAGGATTGGCTCTCACTAAAAGGATAATAGACGATTCCGTATGTAGGATACATTCCAGTGTCCATACCATTATGAATAAGCATGACTTTGAGTTATTCAAAGCGTTAGCAGGCttatgtacaaaattggGCTTCCATAATCATTTTATCATAACGGATAATATACACCCGCTAACTACTCCtatatttaatgaaataCCCTATAGTTTAAATTCGctcaattttaatatacaaaatagTACCATGTACTACACAAACTATGAATACTTTGTGTATAATGTTAAGCTAGCCGATATAGATCACGTCCTTGGTTCGTATATGTCTCCATCTGCCCTAGCgataagcaaaaataacTCGTACGTAACGTGGTTAGGACTCAACAAGGACAACACTCtgtacaagaaaaaatttactgaATTGTATAATCTGCTAGACaacaataaatatatcgAAAGGATTGTTCAGTGTTATAGTAAGTACACATCCAAGTATTATGGAAGTagtgtaaaatattttttacgataTATTCCAGAGAATAAAAGAGATGTGATGCAAAATAatccaaaaatttttgtgtacattaTTAATGGCATATGTAAGAATATCCCATCCATTCACAAATGTGttgagaaaattattttccttgatGGAATATACGATTTgtactttaaaaattttatgatcaATTTTATATACTATAATGCGGCTtgtatttttaattgcaATCCGGTGGACttaggaaaaattattaatgatGAACAGGTGTGGGATATCCTT GACATCCcaacaaaaattgaaaattattacaaatattattatgaaattaaaaagaaattaaaaacgttCGATAAATATGATGAAGAACATTATAAGATGCTAATTAAAAAGTCGAAAGAAGATCCAGatgttttttccaaaatagaCATTGAATTTTCCTGCACGAGGATGGGAAAGTGGCCAATTCGTGGAACCACGGGTAGATGGCTATCAGATGTTTTATGCGAAACTAAGTTGGTTCCTCAGCTGGTATACAATTACGAATATGCAGAAAAGCaacagaagaagaataagaaaaagaacgaaaTTGACACCAATTTGTATActttaaaagaaaacacgAGATTAATTGGCATGGAATTTGAAGACCAAGAACCGTTCAGATGTGCCATTAGTTACCTCGgggatgaaaacaaaaagacaCATTTACCAGTATCTGCAACTTTATTGGTGCACGCAGCTATTGGGTTCTGTACACTACACGGTTTTAAAATCGTTTGGCTAGCTGATTCTGCCTTTGATATACACACCAACGTGTATCTAAGATATACCTCCATCTTGGAACAAGGACAGACCTACTACGAACAGagcaattttgaaatttatgGACAAACAAGACTTATAGCACAGTTGGAATATATCGCCTCTGGAATGAACGTAGAAAATAATCTTATTACATCGGGTACCTTTAAAAACAGGTACAACATGATTAGCTACCCAGGGGCAGACTTGCAATTTATGCTCCTCATGTCAAAGAAAGTCAAAGAAACtatttacaatttaaaatttgattGCCATAGCTGGGAATACAAAGGATGCTCAGAATACTACCCCttgatgaagaagaataaaaaaattgccacagATGAACAATACAATACAATTAAGCTGAATGGaaaatattccaaaaaaGAATTAGAAGAAATGTATGAATGTGCATTTATGCATGATAAAACCTTCCAAGAGTTGAATAAAATGTTCCCTAAAGAATGTACCTTCGGCTCAAGGATAGGAGAGTGCCATAAGAAAGTTAGAAAACATATTCCTTGCTACAATGAGCAGtcatgtaaatatttactttatatttatgaaaatttttacaagcCACAGAACCATGTGAATTTGCTCAATGAGCATTTTATAAAGGTATCCGAAAATTTAACCAAAATGTCTAGACCGTACTACTTACAGTCCATTTTAGCATTAGAACATGATATACAAATTaagaagagcaaaaaaatgaacacacaGTATGAAGACATTGtgttgttcattttgaagaattcCATATTTTACGTTTCCTGGGTTACATCCAGTGAGTACTGGAAGAGGGCTGTGTACGTGCAGGACACGAATACTTCCCTTGCGACGATTAACCAAGTGGAGGACTACAAAAATAGGGAGAAAATTTGCCCAGTTGCCTACGGACATGAGTTCATAGGGCACATGCTCGTGCAGTACATGAAGTTTCCAAACGATTTGTGA
- a CDS encoding ATP-dependent Clp protease adaptor protein ClpS containing protein (putative): MCHFQKAFFFALLCIFLCKRSIHSCSKRYATRQWKFISASGTVGDRSSTSRCVFKAPKLKGRKKFIQAQDNANLEKIKKLSFTYVTDIIVKVIGQISKAKAHTITVEAHSTGQALILSTWRSQAERYCEELQKNGLTVSIIHESQLKEKKKGLDAGS; the protein is encoded by the exons atgtgtcattttcaaaaagctttttttttcgcattactctgtatttttttatgtaagaGGAGTATACATTCGTGTAGCAAAAGATACGCCACCCGACAGTGGAAGTTCATTAGTGCATCTGGCACAGTTGGGGATCGTAGCAGCACCAGCAGATGCGTCTTTAAGGCCCCCAAG CtgaagggaaggaaaaaatttattcaggCTCAGGATAACGccaacttggaaaaaataaagaaactTAG TTTCACCTACGTAACGGACATTATAGTAAAGGTAATTGGGCAGATAAGCAAGGCAAAGGCGCACACCATCACGGTAGAGGCTCATAGCACAGGTCAGGCTCTCATTTTGTCAACTTGGAGATCGCAAGCGGAAAGATACTGTGAAG aaCTGCAGAAAAACGGCCTTACCGTTTCGATCATTCATGAGAGTCagctgaaggagaagaagaaaggcCTCGACGCGGGCTCGTAA